A genomic window from Dehalococcoidales bacterium includes:
- the trpE gene encoding anthranilate synthase component I — protein sequence MYYPSLEEVKKLKPQGNLVPVYREINADLETPVSAYLKIAQGDYSFLLESVEGGERLARYSFLGTEPAKIITTGAMVQQSHPEPENIDPLLLVEKEFRQYRAIPVAELPRFHGGMVGYLSYEVARYFERLPAPEKDALGLPESQLMLVHTLLIFDHLAHKIKVVSHVRLDGDIEQSYQEATAKIDELVARLKEPLPAETPVKANTNHAGTTANVTAAEYEGMVVKMQKHIFDGDIIQGVPSVRVGRETSASPFAIYRALRSINPSPYMYFLHLNDVHIVGASPELLVRVEDGTVSNHPIAGTRPRGRDSEKDKALEKELRTDEKECAEHVMLVDLARNDVGRISEPGTVQVTQFMDIERYSHVMHLVSHVQGKLRQGLTQFDALRACFPAGTVSGAPKIRAMEIIADLEPDKRGPYAGAVGYFDFSGNIDTAIAIRTIVIKDGTAYVQAGAGIVMDSVPANEYQECLNKMQALLAAISQAEGN from the coding sequence ATGTACTATCCGTCTCTTGAAGAAGTAAAAAAACTGAAACCGCAGGGCAACCTGGTGCCGGTTTACCGTGAAATCAATGCGGACCTGGAGACGCCGGTATCCGCTTACCTCAAGATAGCGCAGGGGGACTATTCCTTCCTGCTGGAGAGCGTGGAGGGGGGCGAAAGGCTGGCGCGCTACAGCTTTTTAGGGACGGAACCGGCTAAAATTATCACCACCGGCGCTATGGTTCAACAATCTCACCCCGAGCCGGAAAATATCGACCCCCTGCTGCTGGTGGAAAAAGAGTTCCGGCAATACCGGGCAATTCCCGTAGCCGAGCTGCCGCGCTTTCACGGGGGGATGGTGGGGTATTTGAGCTATGAGGTAGCGCGGTACTTCGAGCGGCTGCCCGCGCCGGAAAAGGACGCCCTGGGTCTGCCGGAAAGCCAGCTGATGCTGGTACACACCCTGCTTATCTTCGACCACCTTGCCCATAAAATAAAAGTTGTCTCCCACGTGCGGCTGGACGGCGATATCGAGCAAAGCTACCAAGAAGCCACGGCGAAAATAGACGAGCTGGTGGCCCGTCTCAAAGAGCCGCTGCCGGCGGAGACACCGGTAAAAGCCAATACCAACCATGCCGGGACTACCGCCAATGTGACCGCGGCGGAGTATGAGGGCATGGTCGTCAAGATGCAAAAACACATCTTTGACGGGGATATCATCCAGGGGGTGCCCTCGGTGCGGGTGGGGCGGGAAACGTCAGCCAGCCCGTTCGCCATTTACCGCGCCTTACGCTCGATAAACCCCTCCCCCTACATGTACTTCCTCCACCTTAACGACGTTCACATCGTGGGGGCGTCACCGGAGCTGCTGGTGCGCGTGGAGGACGGCACCGTTTCCAATCACCCTATCGCCGGCACGCGTCCGCGCGGCCGGGACAGCGAAAAGGACAAGGCGCTGGAAAAAGAGCTCAGGACCGACGAAAAGGAGTGCGCCGAGCATGTCATGCTGGTGGACCTAGCCCGCAACGACGTGGGCAGAATCAGCGAGCCGGGCACGGTACAGGTTACCCAATTCATGGACATCGAGCGGTACTCCCACGTCATGCACCTGGTATCGCACGTGCAGGGCAAGCTCAGGCAAGGGCTGACGCAGTTCGACGCGCTGCGCGCCTGCTTCCCGGCGGGCACGGTCTCCGGCGCACCCAAGATACGCGCCATGGAAATCATCGCCGATTTAGAGCCGGATAAACGCGGCCCTTACGCCGGGGCGGTCGGCTATTTCGATTTCAGCGGCAATATAGATACCGCCATCGCCATCCGCACCATCGTCATCAAGGACGGGACGGCTTACGTGCAGGCGGGGGCGGGCATCGTGATGGACAGCGTGCCGGCCAACGAATACCAGGAGTGCCTTAACAAAATGCAGGCCCTGCTGGCGGCGATAAGCCAGGCGGAGGGGAACTGA